The Flavobacterium sp. 1 genome contains the following window.
CTCTATCAGAATGAAATATTAAACCCGTTTTTATTTTACGCTTTTGAACAGCCATTTCCCAAGCTGGTATTGTAGTCTCTTTAACGGTTAATCCATTGCTCAGGCTCCACCCAATAATTTTTCTATCAAATAAATCCATAATAATAGTTAAAAATAAAAGTCCTTTAGTCGTTTGGATGCGAGTTATCCCTGAGACCCAAGCTTCAGAAGGTTCTTGAACCGTAAATTGTTGATTTAAAATATTAGGAAAACCACAACGATTAAAACGTGAAACAGTTTTGATTTTATAATTTCTTCTTATCTTGCTAACGAGACCTAGTTCTTTCATATGCTTAGCAACTTGTCGTTGTTTTATCGTAAAGCCTCGACTTTGTAATTCTGCAGCAATTCTTGCATTACCATATATTTCTTTATATTCAAAGAATATAGAAGTTATTTCTTCTTTTAATAAATTTATTCGACGCTGTGTTGGGGAAATTGCTTGCTTTTTCCATTTAATATATCCGTTTCTATCCATTCCAAAAACTTTGCATATTTTTCCAAGTGTATATTTGTCTACATTATTTTCAATAAAATGATAAGTCATTAGTTTCCCTTGAGCAATATATTTATACCCATTTTTAAAAATTTCAATCTTAAGTTCTGATTGTTTAAGCTCTCTTTTAAGTTTTATTTTTTGTTTGGAAAATATTTTTTCTTCGGGGGTTAATCTCGACTTTCCAATTCCGCAAAAACTAGCTGTGCCATATTTAAGAAGCTCCTGTCGCCATGTAGATATAAGTGAAGGGGCTATACCAAGTTCTCTTGAAGCTTTTCTCACACCTTTTTCAGAACCCAATTGGATTGCTTTTTCTTTGAAAGTACGATCGTAAATTTTACGCTTCTCCATTTCTTAAAGTTAAGGTTCTGTGTATGTGAATTTAAAAAAATATAAATCACATAGATTTATAAACTCCTACAAAGTAAAGCCTGATCAGTCAGCTGTTTTTGTATAACTGCCACACTACGTGCAAGATATATTGATCATAAGTAAACTTATATATCTTCATTTATGTACGCAAGCAGACAAGTCCTCAGTAATTCCAGCATTCAATCATGCATGTATTCAATCATGTATGTATTCAATCATGTATTAATGTAATCAGATAATCATGTATTTAAGTGTGCATGTATGCAGGTTTTTACGCCTACCTGTAGGTCTGTATGTGCTTACGCAGTCCTACATTCAGGGACATAATGAAATCTTTATCAATGAGGACAAGAAAAATATTTTTTAAAAGAAAACAGAAAAACCGAAAAAAGAAAAAGAAAGCAATTTTACAGGACGGGATGCAGACAGGCCAAAAGGAAACGGAATAAGTCCCGAAGGGTGGTTTGTGAGGCACGAGCAAATCATTATGCCGTAGTCTTTTGGACAGGCTGATCCATCACGTCCTACCTTGGTTTTCTTTTTATTATTTCTTTGGATAATAATACAAATAAAAATGAATCTCGTGTTTAAATGAATTCAGAAGCAGGACTATATCCAGTGATAAGGTTTGTCCTTGCGGTTGAGGTAGCAGTACATTTCTTCTTTTTCAAGTTCGGGAAAGAATTTTAAAGCACGGTCAATGGCATAATTGGGAAGGAAATAGATTTCGTCACGAATAGTTTTGATGACTTTTTCATGTCCATAAAAAAGCACGATTTCATCTATTTCATCCTGCCCTCCGCGCTCTATGATACGGGCAATAATAGTTTTGTAGGCTTTCTCAAAGTCCATAGCATCTATATCGAAATCCCAAAAAAAGACCCGATCCAAATTAGGAACTCTGTTATTTTTTTTAACTACTACCATATAGTAAAAATACGATTTTTATGCTTCTTATTCAAATTTCTATCTCCTAAATCCGCATCTTTTATTGGGTGGAGGAATTTGATTTTTTGGCTCGGAAAAATATTAAATTAAGACTGTGTTAGGAACAAATAAGCCAAATGCTTCCTATTACTTCCAAGTACTTCCACATTAGGTCACCAATGCTGACTATAAATTATATTGGTTTTTAATTAATTGAAATAAGAAGTCATGGAAAATGAAGAAAAAAAGAACCCTCATAAAGGAGGGAGACCTTCCAAAATAGATCCAGCATTACATCGCTATTCCATCAGTCTTACAGCAGAAGAAAATGCCCGTTTCCTGACTCTTTTTGAAACATCAGGAATGCATGTAATGGCGCACTTTATTACAGCGTGTGTTTTTCAAAAAGGGATCAAAACAGTTAAGATTGATAAAGCGACAATGGATTATTATATGCGCCTTACCTCTTTTTACAGCCAGTTTAGGGCTGTTGGGGTAAATTACAATCAGGTTGTCAAGATTTTGCACCGTAATTTTTCCGAAAAGAAAGCTTTGGCATATCTATACAAATTGGAAAAGCAGACAATCGAATTAGCGGTTCTATCCAAAAAGATAATACAGCTCACAGAGCAATTCGAGACAAACTACCTTAAAAAATAGATTTAATGGTAGCCATAATTGACAGGAGGCAAAAATTTAATCGGTGCGCTTAATTAAAACCATTATAAAGTTGTCTTTTAGGAAGGAAAATACGTTTCACAGCGGGCAGGAAAACAATATTGTCGAAGCATTTGGAAGCTTATTACCCGAAACGCAGGGAGAAGATTTTCAGGAAACTAATTTTGCCAATCAAATGAAACGAAAGGGGAAACGCAAGAAACCAAAGCTTTAATTCTCTTTTTGAGCACGTCTGATTTACATCAAATGTATGAAACATGATTTTCAATGTACCATACATAAAGAATTGATAGGATACATTATTGTGTTTTTTTTAATTGCTTGTTATAAAAAATGCAATTCCGCAATTATGTTTCACAGCACCTCTTTAATTAATCCAATAAGATCTCCATCCTATGATTTTTCGCAATTATGAAAGCCTACTGTTTGGTTCATTCATTAATAGAACTTCAAAATTCCTGGGGTTTACTCAGCTCTAAAAAATAAATTGTCTTGAACATTATGACATCAAAAGACAAAGAGTGCCGACAGTGATGACACTGCAATGACTTCAAAGACGCATTTTTATATTTGTTACTTTCTATATTAAATAGAAGTGAAATGAATGTAAAATTATCAAAGACCGTCATAGCGGTCTTTGGGTTACTAACGGAGAAAGTCAAATGAGAAGTGATGATGATGATAATGGAAAAGGAAAGATGAGTCCCGAGCAGGTATTGAAAATGCTAAAAGAAGAAGGGATGGATGTTACCCTTGAACAGGCGAAACTGATTTTGGCGTTTTTACGAAAGCTTGCAGGTATTACAGTATCTAATTATTTAAAAACAAAACAATGAAAAAAATAGCAGATTTATATGTACGGGTGAGTACCGACGAACAAGCAGACAGAGGATATTCTCAAAGAAATCAAGAAGAGGTTTTAAGAAAATATTGCCAAATCAATGACATCACGATAAGGGATGTGATTTATGAGGATCATTCCGCTAAAACATTTATTAGACCACAATGGAATAAACTACTGGAAAAGTTAAGAAAAAATAAAAACAAAACTGATTTAGTTCTGTTCACGAAATGGGATCGATTTAGCAGAAACGCTGGCGATGCATATCAAATGATAAATATACTTAGAAAACTTGGTGTTGAACCTCAAGGAATAGAACAGCCTTTAGATTTATCAATTCCTGAAAATAAGATGATGCTGGCCTTTTATTTAGCCGCTCCAGAAGTGGAGAATGACAGACGAGCTTTAAATACTTTTCATGGAATGAGAAGAGCGAGAAAAGAAGGTCGTTACATGGGTTTAGCTCCAGCAGGATATATTAACAGAATTCGTGAGGATGGCGCAAAATACATTGCCTTTGATGAGCCGGAAGCTTCTATTATTAAATGGGCGTTTGTAGAGCTTGCAAAAGGTGTATTTAATACAGAACAAATATTTTTTAAAGCAAAGAAGAAAGGATTAAAATGTTCAAGAAATAATTTTTGGAGATTAATTAGAAATCCTGTCTACTGTGGAAAAATCACGGTGCCTAAATATAAGGATGAAGAAGCAAAATATGTTACAGGACAGCATAAGGCTTTGATTACGGAAACTCTTTTTAATGAAGTGCAAGAGGTATTAGATGGCAGAGGAAGAAACTTTCGCCCAAAAATTGTAACGAAAGAACCTTTTCCTTTGAGAGGATTTTTTATGTGCCCTGAATGTAATAAAATACTAACTGGAAGTATTTCTAAGGGAAGAAATAATTATTATGCTTACTATCATTGTTCTGCTGGATGCAGATTTAGGATTAATGCAGATAGTGCAAACACTGTTTTTATGGATAATCTCAAAATGTATATACCGATAGCTGAAATAGGAAATGTCTACAAAAATTTAATTATTGAGGCTTATAAAGAGAGCGATAAAGTGAATATTGATTATAAAATAAAGCTAGTTGAAGAAATTAATGACTATAAAAAGAGAATTGCATACATCAGAGATTTATTGTCAAAACAACAAATTGATGTATCGGATTACAGGATCAAGAACAAAACCTTGGGAGGAAATGTTAAAATAAAATAAGAACTTTGTAATCTTATAATTTGAGATGACTCCTATTGACCTTTTAAAATTGATGCTGCCTGATTTTTTAGTAGACCACTTTGAAGTGGTTTCTACTACTAATACAGAAGAAATATTACACTTGTATTTTGAGGAAAAAATTAAGCCTCCACAAGAGTTTAATACATTTGAACTGGTATCAAAGGGCTTTTTGGATGAGATCACTATTCAGGATTTTCCTCTAAGAGGTAAGTTTGTGTATTTGCATATCAAAAGACGTCGCTGGACTAATAAAACCACAGGAGAAATTATTAAAAGAGATTGGAATTTAGTTGCCAAAGGAACCCGCATGACTCAAGAGTTTGCGGCTTTTTTAAAAGAAATTAATAGATAACAGCGCTACCGATTGTCATACCATTGGAGGTTTTTTCGGAGTAAACGGAAAGAAGCTCCAAAGACAATACAAAAAGCACTTGAGTTCCTTTAATACTTGGGATCCACGAGAACATGCACATCAATGGATTGTTTATCCTGAAAATATAGGTACTCATTTATCAATTGACGAAGTAGCTTTATCTCAGGGTGAACTTTATACTATTGTAACCAACAAGAAATTCAAAGGCAAAAAAGGTTCATTAGTTGCTATTGTTGCTGGAACCAAGGCTGATCAGGTTATAGAACACATCAGTAAGATTGATTATAAGAAGAGGAGCTGTGTCAAAGAGATAACACTTGACATGGCTAATTCCATGAAACTAATCTCTAAGAGATGCTTTCCAAAAGCAATACAAGTGACCGATAGGTTTCATGTTCAAAAATTAGCATTGGAAGCTTTACAAGAGATTAGAATCAAGCATCGATGGGAAGCTATGGATTTTGAGAATCAATTGATATTGCAGGCAAAAAGAGAGAATAAAACATATATCCCAGAGCTCTTGCCTAATGGAGATTCTCTAAAACAACTTTTGGCCAGAAGCAGGTATCTACTCTATAAATCTCGCGAAAAATGGACTGAAAATCAAAAAGAAAGGGCTCAAATGTTATTTGAATTATACCCCGATATAAAGACAGCATATAATCTAAATCAACAACTTCGAGGGATTTACAATAACAACAATGACAAACACATTGCCATGACCAAACTGGCGCATTGGTATAGAAATGTAGAGGAATCAGGCTTTAAAAACTTTAATATTCTGCTCAATACTATAACTTTTAACTACCAGTCAATTTTAAACTATTTTGACAATAGAAGCACAAATGCTTCTGCCGAATCTTTCAATGCAAAAATAAAAGCTTTTAGAAGTCAGTTTAGAGGAGTGAGAAATATAGATTTCTTCTTATTCAGATTATCCAATCTTTTTGCATAATCCCCAACTTTTGCTCCTGATCCGGATTACAGTGAAATGAATTCGAATTACAAAAATGAAACCATTAAACTTGAACAAAAGCTATCAAATATAAGTGAGAGTAGTCATGATGTAAAGGATCTACTTAGTAAAGGGGTTTTAAGGCTTCTTGAATTGAATCAATGCTATAAAGACGGGGGGTGGATAGGGTGTAGGGAGCTAATTGGTTCGATATTTCCAGAAAATTTCACTATCGTAAAAAATACGTTTCGAACCGCTCGAGTGAATGAAGTTTTGGAGCTAATCTATATGATTAACAGGGCTTTGTTTGAAAATAAAAACGGGATAAAGAAAGATTTATCTTCTTTATCCCGTCAAGTAGCGAAGACGGGAGTTGAACCCGTGACCTCAGGGTTATGAATCCTGCGCTCTAACCAACTGAGCTACCTCGCCATATTCTGGATATTTCCTATCCCTGAATGCGGGTGCAAATATAAAACAATAATTAGAGTTTCCAAGCAAAAAGTAATAAAAAAAAATTTTTTTGAAAAGGTTTTTTTTTTGGAGTAATAATCTATATATTTCGCAAATAAAAACTGTATTCAATGAATTTAAAAGTGCGTTACGAAATCGAATTCCCCATAAATTCTTCCCCCCAATTGTTGTATCAATATATTTCAACACCTTCAGGCCTATCTGAATGGTTTGCAGATAATGTAAATTCTCGTGGTGAGTTTTTTACTTTTATTTGGAATGATTCGCAGGAAAAAGCAAGACTGGCATCAAAAAAATCTGGTGAAAAAGTAAAATTTAAATGGGTAGACGAGAATAATAAGGATACAGAATATTTTTTTGAATTGAATATTTTAGTGGACGAATTAACCAAAGACGTTTCCTTAATGGTTGTCGATTTTGCTAGTAAAGAAGAAATTGATGAAGCTACTCAATTGTGGGAAAATCAAATTTCAGATCTAAAACATGTTATAGGTTCAGTATAGCAGAATTGTATATTATAACTTATATTTGTCACGCTTTTTGGCGTGACTTTTTTTTGAAAAATAGTATGATAAATTTTAATGGTGCAATTG
Protein-coding sequences here:
- a CDS encoding IS3 family transposase is translated as MEKRKIYDRTFKEKAIQLGSEKGVRKASRELGIAPSLISTWRQELLKYGTASFCGIGKSRLTPEEKIFSKQKIKLKRELKQSELKIEIFKNGYKYIAQGKLMTYHFIENNVDKYTLGKICKVFGMDRNGYIKWKKQAISPTQRRINLLKEEITSIFFEYKEIYGNARIAAELQSRGFTIKQRQVAKHMKELGLVSKIRRNYKIKTVSRFNRCGFPNILNQQFTVQEPSEAWVSGITRIQTTKGLLFLTIIMDLFDRKIIGWSLSNGLTVKETTIPAWEMAVQKRKIKTGLIFHSDRGIQYANKMFALKLDSYKFIIRSMNRIGNHSDNSICESFFTSLRSELVDLNMLISKKKMKEKIFEYLKM
- the mobA gene encoding conjugal transfer protein MobA; amino-acid sequence: MENEEKKNPHKGGRPSKIDPALHRYSISLTAEENARFLTLFETSGMHVMAHFITACVFQKGIKTVKIDKATMDYYMRLTSFYSQFRAVGVNYNQVVKILHRNFSEKKALAYLYKLEKQTIELAVLSKKIIQLTEQFETNYLKK
- a CDS encoding recombinase family protein, producing the protein MKKIADLYVRVSTDEQADRGYSQRNQEEVLRKYCQINDITIRDVIYEDHSAKTFIRPQWNKLLEKLRKNKNKTDLVLFTKWDRFSRNAGDAYQMINILRKLGVEPQGIEQPLDLSIPENKMMLAFYLAAPEVENDRRALNTFHGMRRARKEGRYMGLAPAGYINRIREDGAKYIAFDEPEASIIKWAFVELAKGVFNTEQIFFKAKKKGLKCSRNNFWRLIRNPVYCGKITVPKYKDEEAKYVTGQHKALITETLFNEVQEVLDGRGRNFRPKIVTKEPFPLRGFFMCPECNKILTGSISKGRNNYYAYYHCSAGCRFRINADSANTVFMDNLKMYIPIAEIGNVYKNLIIEAYKESDKVNIDYKIKLVEEINDYKKRIAYIRDLLSKQQIDVSDYRIKNKTLGGNVKIK
- a CDS encoding transposase; amino-acid sequence: MTPIDLLKLMLPDFLVDHFEVVSTTNTEEILHLYFEEKIKPPQEFNTFELVSKGFLDEITIQDFPLRGKFVYLHIKRRRWTNKTTGEIIKRDWNLVAKGTRMTQEFAAFLKEINR
- a CDS encoding transposase — translated: MGGFFGVNGKKLQRQYKKHLSSFNTWDPREHAHQWIVYPENIGTHLSIDEVALSQGELYTIVTNKKFKGKKGSLVAIVAGTKADQVIEHISKIDYKKRSCVKEITLDMANSMKLISKRCFPKAIQVTDRFHVQKLALEALQEIRIKHRWEAMDFENQLILQAKRENKTYIPELLPNGDSLKQLLARSRYLLYKSREKWTENQKERAQMLFELYPDIKTAYNLNQQLRGIYNNNNDKHIAMTKLAHWYRNVEESGFKNFNILLNTITFNYQSILNYFDNRSTNASAESFNAKIKAFRSQFRGVRNIDFFLFRLSNLFA
- a CDS encoding START-like domain-containing protein, which produces MNLKVRYEIEFPINSSPQLLYQYISTPSGLSEWFADNVNSRGEFFTFIWNDSQEKARLASKKSGEKVKFKWVDENNKDTEYFFELNILVDELTKDVSLMVVDFASKEEIDEATQLWENQISDLKHVIGSV